A window of the Miscanthus floridulus cultivar M001 chromosome 14, ASM1932011v1, whole genome shotgun sequence genome harbors these coding sequences:
- the LOC136504466 gene encoding serine carboxypeptidase 1-like, with translation MARGGSTAAPPAFPLPPLLLLSSAFFACCCLAAPPGALVTNVPGFAGGKLPSKHYAGYVTVDEAHGRRLFYYLVESERDPAKDPVVLWLNGGPGCSSFDGFVYEHGPFNFEAGGSAGSLPKLLLNPYSWSKVSSVIYLDSPAGVGLSYSKNVSDYETGDLKTAADSHTFLLKWFQLYPEFLTNPFYIAGESYAGVYVPTLSHEVVKGIQKGDKPIINFKGYMVGNGVCDTVFDGNALVPFAHGMALISESIYKEANTACQENYWNASSATCDEALSKVDAVLGGLNIYDILEPCYHGTNTKEVIPQNNKLPPSFKDLGVTSKPLPVRTRMHGRAWPLRAPVRDGRVPSWQELAASVPRGVPCMSDEVATAWLNTDNVRSAIHAEPVSSIGPWELCTNKLDFNHDAGSMIIYHKNLTSQGYRAFIYSGDHDMCVPHTGTEAWTASLGYGIIDSWRQWIVNDQVAGYTQGYENGLTFTTIKGAGHTVPEYKPQESLAFYSRWLNGTKL, from the exons ATGGCCCGCGGCGGCTCTACCGCTGCCCCTCCGGCCTTcccgctgccgccgctgctgctgctgtcctcCGCCTTTTTCGCCTGCTGCTGCCTCGCCGCGCCGCCGGGTGCCCTGGTGACGAACGTCCCGGGGTTCGCGGGCGGCAAGCTGCCGTCCAAGCACTACGCCGGGTACGTGACGGTGGACGAGGCGCACGGCAGGCGGCTCTTCTACTACCTGGTGGAGTCGGAGCGCGACCCGGCCAAGGACCCCGTCGTGCTCTGGCTCAACGGCGGGCCCGGCTGCTCCAGCTTCGACGGCTTCGTCTACGAGCACG GGCCATTCAACTTTGAGGCAGGAGGGTCAGCTGGAAGCTTGCCAAAGCTTCTTCTCAACCCTTATAGCTGGTCTAAG GTGTCTAGTGTGATATACTTGGACTCCCCTGCTGGTGTTGGGCTGTCTTACTCCAAGAATGTTTCAGATTATGAAACTGGTGATCTTAAGACTGCTGCTGATTCGCATACTTTTCTTCTCAAG TGGTTCCAGCTCTACCCTGAGTTCTTGACAAATCCATTTTATATAGCTGGAGAGTCATATGCTGGAGTTTATGTCCCTACCCTTTCACATGAAGTTGTCAAAG GAATCCAAAAAGGAGATAAGCCAATTATAAACTTTAAG GGCTACATGGTTGGCAATGGTGTATGCGACACTGTCTTTGATGGTAACGCTCTTGTGCCATTTGCACACGGAATGGCTCTAATTTCAGAGAGTATATACAAG GAAGCCAACACTGCATGTCAAGAAAATTACTGGAATGCTAGCAGTGCAACATGCGACGAAGCGCTGTCAAAAGTCGATGCG GTACTTGGCGGATTAAATATTTATGACATTCTTGAGCCATGCTACCATGGCACAAATACCAAAGAAGTGATCCCACAAAACAACAAACTGCCACCAAGTTTCAAAGATCTTGGTGTAACTAGCAAGCCCCTTCCAGTAAGAACAAGAATGCATGGACGGGCCTGGCCTTTGAGAGCTCCTGTAAGAGATGGGCGTGTTCCATCATGGCAGGAGCTAGCTGCATCAGTTCCCCGTGGAGTTCCGTGTATG AGTGATGAAGTTGCAACAGCATGGCTAAACACTGATAACGTCAGATCTGCAATTCACGCCGAACCA GTCAGTTCAATTGGACCCTGGGAATTATGCACAAATAAATTGGATTTTAATCATGATGCTGGGAGTATGATCATTTATCACAAGAACCTTACAAGCCAGGGTTATCGTGCTTTCATTTACAG CGGTGACCACGATATGTGTGTACCTCACACTGGGACAGAAGCATGGACTGCATCCTTAGGCTACGGCATCATTGATTCATGGCGACAATGGATTGTCAATGACCAAGTTGCTGG GTACACCCAAGGATATGAAAACGGTCTCACTTTCACCACTATTAAG GGTGCTGGGCACACAGTTCCTGAGTATAAACCACAGGAATCATTGGCTTTCTACAGCCGTTGGCTCAATGGTACTAAGCTGTGA